One window of the Gammaproteobacteria bacterium genome contains the following:
- a CDS encoding aminopeptidase N, giving the protein MKDTSNQLPVKYRKDYRPSDYLIERTELCVRLFDDRAEVESRLLLKPNPEGQPSGVLTLDGVDLELLEIALNDTPLTGGYEQTDEQLIVHNVPDAPFTLQTTVRIFPHQNTLLEGLYASGGKFCTQCEAEGFRRITFYLDRPDVLSVFTTRIEAERDAFPYLLSNGNRIATGHLPEGRHYAVWEDPFPKPSYLFALVAGDFDVLEDEYITMSGRKVRLVIYVDRGKLDQCHHAMASLKRAMAWDERRFGREYDLDIYMIVAVSDFNMGAMENKGLNIFNTKYILASERTATDDDLIAVESVVAHEYFHNWTGNRITCRDWFQLSLKEGLTVFRDQEFTSDLHSRGVKRIEDVKVIRGPQFTEDASPMAHPIRPDEYVEMNNFYTVTVYNKGAEVIRMIHTLLGEDGFRKGMDLYFERHDGQAVTCEDFVRCMEDATQRDLTQFRRWYAQAGTPVVEVVHQEYDTQKKQFRLVLRQSCPPTPKQPEKLPFHIPIRLALFAEDGEKQTFAYQGRMDQECLLELHESEQTFLFEQVEKPPVPSLLRGFTAPVRLYDGSGPEMWTVLAAHDDDPFCRWDAGQRLMSALVWQCYDEASGEQLADRLGEALRHLAFDDKMDPAFRSLAMTWPSFATLSSEREAVAPFRLWQALDAARKMMAHRAMGWTYALSEMAEAKVAQVDEDTARGWRSLANCARYWSGLAGDQNALVAWQQKFDRPDNMTNELSAFRFLVHHVSDVRDSVIETFYQRWRDEALVIDKWFTVQASIPKPESLQLVEALWTHPDMRRTNPNRVRALIGGVINNPAVFHRPDGAGYRWLAERVVEMDAINPQVAARIVQPLAGWRRFEAPARNNMKSALEAIASSIKSRDVGEIVERSLDDSQ; this is encoded by the coding sequence ATGAAAGATACAAGCAATCAGCTTCCTGTCAAATACCGAAAAGATTATCGACCGAGTGATTATTTGATCGAGCGCACGGAATTGTGTGTTCGCCTGTTCGATGACCGGGCGGAAGTAGAATCGCGGTTATTGTTAAAGCCAAACCCGGAAGGCCAGCCATCGGGTGTGCTCACCCTTGATGGGGTGGATTTGGAGCTTCTTGAGATTGCGCTCAATGACACTCCTCTGACCGGAGGATATGAGCAAACGGACGAACAACTGATCGTTCATAATGTACCTGACGCGCCGTTTACCCTTCAAACGACGGTACGAATTTTCCCGCATCAAAACACCCTGTTGGAAGGTTTATATGCTTCTGGTGGAAAGTTTTGTACGCAGTGTGAAGCGGAGGGATTTAGGCGTATTACTTTTTATCTTGATCGTCCCGACGTGCTGAGCGTTTTCACCACGCGCATTGAAGCAGAACGCGATGCATTTCCATATTTGTTATCCAATGGCAATCGGATTGCCACCGGGCATTTGCCAGAGGGACGTCATTACGCCGTCTGGGAAGATCCTTTCCCGAAACCTTCGTATCTTTTTGCGCTCGTTGCTGGAGACTTCGATGTTCTCGAAGACGAATATATCACTATGTCAGGGCGTAAAGTCCGGCTCGTTATCTATGTCGATCGAGGAAAGTTAGATCAGTGCCATCATGCTATGGCGTCACTCAAACGTGCGATGGCTTGGGACGAAAGGCGTTTCGGCCGCGAGTATGATTTGGATATCTATATGATTGTTGCCGTCTCCGATTTCAATATGGGGGCGATGGAAAACAAGGGACTTAACATCTTCAATACAAAATACATTCTGGCATCGGAGCGCACGGCGACAGACGATGATTTGATCGCTGTGGAGTCGGTTGTGGCGCACGAATATTTCCATAACTGGACTGGCAATCGGATCACGTGCCGTGATTGGTTTCAGTTAAGCCTGAAAGAAGGATTGACGGTATTTCGAGATCAGGAATTTACCAGTGATCTGCATTCTCGAGGCGTCAAACGTATTGAGGACGTGAAGGTTATCCGTGGCCCTCAATTTACGGAAGACGCTTCGCCGATGGCACATCCCATTCGGCCGGATGAATACGTTGAGATGAATAACTTTTATACGGTGACCGTCTACAACAAAGGGGCAGAGGTCATTCGTATGATACATACCTTGCTGGGAGAGGATGGTTTTCGAAAAGGCATGGACTTGTATTTTGAGCGGCATGATGGCCAAGCGGTCACCTGTGAAGATTTTGTCCGCTGTATGGAGGACGCCACCCAGCGCGATTTGACACAGTTTCGCCGTTGGTACGCACAAGCCGGAACGCCTGTGGTCGAGGTGGTGCATCAAGAATACGACACACAGAAAAAGCAATTTCGTTTGGTGCTGCGACAATCATGCCCACCAACGCCGAAACAGCCCGAGAAGCTTCCGTTTCATATTCCGATCCGTTTGGCACTGTTTGCGGAAGATGGTGAGAAGCAGACCTTTGCGTATCAAGGGCGCATGGACCAGGAATGTTTGCTTGAGTTACATGAAAGCGAGCAAACATTTCTTTTCGAACAGGTTGAGAAGCCGCCAGTGCCCAGTTTATTGCGCGGCTTTACGGCACCTGTTCGACTTTATGATGGGTCGGGACCGGAGATGTGGACGGTTTTGGCAGCGCATGATGACGATCCGTTTTGTCGATGGGACGCGGGTCAGCGGCTGATGAGTGCCTTGGTTTGGCAATGTTATGATGAGGCGTCGGGAGAACAACTGGCAGACAGGTTGGGTGAAGCGTTACGGCATCTGGCATTTGACGACAAAATGGATCCCGCATTTCGAAGCCTTGCGATGACTTGGCCTTCATTTGCCACTTTGAGCAGCGAACGGGAAGCTGTCGCACCATTTCGGTTGTGGCAGGCGCTTGATGCCGCACGAAAGATGATGGCACATAGGGCAATGGGGTGGACGTATGCGCTGTCGGAAATGGCGGAAGCAAAAGTGGCTCAGGTGGATGAGGACACAGCGCGAGGCTGGCGTTCACTTGCCAATTGTGCTCGGTACTGGAGCGGTCTTGCCGGAGATCAAAACGCACTGGTGGCCTGGCAACAAAAATTTGACCGGCCTGACAATATGACGAATGAGCTAAGCGCTTTTCGCTTTCTCGTCCACCATGTGTCGGATGTGCGGGACTCAGTGATAGAAACCTTTTATCAGCGTTGGCGTGATGAGGCGTTGGTTATCGATAAATGGTTCACGGTGCAAGCGAGTATACCGAAACCTGAGAGTCTGCAACTTGTGGAGGCGCTTTGGACACATCCAGACATGCGACGCACCAACCCGAATCGGGTGCGTGCCTTAATCGGGGGAGTGATCAATAATCCCGCCGTATTTCATCGACCAGATGGTGCTGGTTACCGCTGGTTGGCTGAACGTGTTGTGGAAATGGATGCGATCAATCCGCAGGTGGCTGCTCGGATCGTGCAGCCATTAGCTGGCTGGCGTCGGTTTGAGGCGCCAGCGCGGAACAATATGAAATCGGCACTGGAGGCCATAGCGTCATCCATCAAGTCGCGAGATGTGGGCGAAATTGTTGAACGCTCGCTCGACGACAGCCAATAG